From a single Micromonospora pallida genomic region:
- a CDS encoding SRPBCC family protein, producing MTEPLTIRVRLAASAKTVHHALTDPAELRTWLTEYAEVELPHRYEFWGRNTPEGDAPHQRLLHADDHDLRFNWLLGGEETTTTINLAEEGPDTTILTLTQTHFDFAEAISGSNIRGVFQTWWSLGLANLAAYLEGRPLLPKVDFTSTDLRGELLIDAPMDAVYTSLTDSEQASAWFGYPIGIEPWVGGRYAMGGFESGYAAKVVDLEPGRRMSVDWGPTGVTTWELDESAGKTRLTFVQSGFDEQNPPYAAWAGSVSGLAELRRFHEVPDWQPIWL from the coding sequence GTGACTGAACCGTTGACCATCCGGGTCCGCCTCGCCGCGTCGGCGAAGACCGTCCACCACGCCCTCACCGACCCGGCCGAGCTGCGCACCTGGCTGACCGAGTACGCCGAGGTGGAGCTGCCGCACCGGTACGAGTTCTGGGGCCGGAACACCCCGGAGGGGGACGCCCCGCACCAGCGGCTGCTGCACGCCGACGACCACGACCTGCGGTTCAACTGGCTGCTCGGCGGCGAGGAGACCACCACCACGATCAACCTGGCCGAGGAGGGGCCGGACACGACCATCCTCACCCTCACCCAGACCCACTTCGACTTCGCCGAGGCGATCAGCGGCAGCAACATCCGGGGTGTGTTCCAGACCTGGTGGTCGCTGGGCCTCGCCAACCTCGCTGCTTACCTGGAGGGGCGGCCGCTGCTGCCCAAGGTCGACTTCACCTCCACCGACCTGCGCGGGGAGCTGCTCATCGACGCGCCGATGGACGCCGTCTACACCTCGCTCACCGACTCCGAGCAGGCCAGCGCCTGGTTCGGGTACCCGATCGGCATCGAGCCCTGGGTCGGCGGCCGGTACGCGATGGGCGGCTTCGAGTCCGGGTACGCGGCGAAGGTCGTCGACCTGGAGCCCGGCCGGCGGATGTCGGTCGACTGGGGACCGACCGGCGTCACCACCTGGGAACTGGACGAGTCCGCCGGCAAGACCCGGCTCACCTTCGTGCAGAGCGGCTTCGACGAGCAGAACCCGCCGTACGCCGCCTGGGCTGGCTCCGTCTCCGGCCTGGCCGAGCTGCGCCGGTTCCACGAGGTGCCCGACTGGCAGCCGATCTGGCTCTGA
- a CDS encoding winged helix-turn-helix domain-containing protein yields MRDVLYLEEIAQAETLLKPQRVEVLRQLAEPRTCTEVATRLGQTPQRVYYHVKQLVAAGLAEQVSERRVRGINEGIYQAVARSYWLSPRLVGRLGGLRRARDEMSLGHLLDLMEQVQADVAALDRSAPELPSIGVSGEIRVPAERRQEFLTDLRNTLQDLFTRYGGAEGDAFKLAVACYPKGEEDRD; encoded by the coding sequence ATGAGAGACGTTCTGTACCTCGAAGAGATCGCCCAGGCCGAGACCCTGCTCAAGCCGCAGCGGGTCGAGGTGCTACGGCAGCTCGCCGAGCCGCGCACCTGCACCGAGGTCGCGACCCGGCTCGGGCAGACCCCGCAGCGGGTCTACTACCACGTCAAGCAACTGGTCGCGGCCGGCCTGGCCGAGCAGGTGTCCGAGCGCCGGGTGCGCGGCATCAACGAGGGCATCTACCAGGCTGTCGCCCGGTCGTACTGGCTCTCGCCCCGGCTCGTCGGGCGGCTCGGCGGCCTGCGCCGGGCCCGCGACGAAATGAGCCTCGGCCACCTGCTCGACCTCATGGAGCAGGTCCAGGCCGACGTGGCGGCGCTCGACCGGTCCGCCCCCGAGCTGCCCAGCATCGGGGTGTCCGGGGAGATCCGGGTGCCGGCCGAACGCCGGCAGGAGTTCCTGACCGACCTGCGGAACACCCTCCAGGACCTGTTCACCCGCTACGGCGGTGCCGAGGGCGACGCCTTCAAGCTCGCTGTCGCCTGCTATCCCAAGGGAGAAGAAGACCGTGACTGA
- a CDS encoding class I SAM-dependent methyltransferase: MSLTDREQGTADDGPSTPPGRPTPPGRPTPPERPTPAGRRRPGPTVADVVRALTAGPLPLRIIGYDGSTVGPADAGITLTIRSERGLSYLLTAPGDLGLARAYVSGDLAVSGVHPGDPYEALRVLKDELTLRPPSLSEGLALVRRLGWDRLRPPPPPPQEAMPRWRRVADGLRHSRSRDSRAVAHHYDVSNAFYERVLGASMTYTCAVFHSPEDTLEQAQTAKYDLVAGKLALRPGMRLLDVGCGWGGMVRHAAREYGVQALGVTLSRAQAEWARAAIEREGLTGLAEVRHLDYRDAPAGPFDAVSSIGLTEHIGVRNYPAYFGALRHRLRPGGRLLNHCITRPDNRAPHRSGVFIDRYVFPDGELAGPGRLISEIHDAGLEVHHEENLRRHYALTLAAWCRNLVAHWNDCVAEVGEGTGRVWGLYMAGSRLAFERNDIQLHQVLATRNGPVGADHYPLRPDWTP, encoded by the coding sequence GTGAGCCTGACCGATCGGGAACAGGGGACGGCGGACGACGGGCCGTCCACACCACCGGGGCGCCCGACACCCCCAGGACGCCCGACACCACCAGAACGCCCGACACCAGCGGGGCGTCGCCGGCCGGGCCCGACCGTGGCCGACGTCGTCCGCGCCCTCACCGCCGGGCCCCTGCCCCTGCGCATCATCGGGTACGACGGCAGCACGGTGGGGCCGGCCGACGCCGGGATCACCCTGACCATCCGTTCCGAGCGGGGGCTGTCGTACCTGTTGACCGCGCCGGGGGACCTCGGCCTGGCGCGGGCGTACGTCAGCGGGGACCTGGCCGTGTCCGGGGTGCACCCGGGCGACCCGTACGAGGCGTTGCGGGTGCTCAAGGACGAGCTGACGCTACGCCCGCCGTCGCTGTCGGAGGGGCTGGCCCTCGTACGCCGACTGGGCTGGGATCGGCTGCGTCCGCCACCGCCCCCGCCGCAGGAAGCCATGCCGCGCTGGCGGCGGGTGGCGGACGGACTGCGGCACTCCCGGTCCCGGGACAGCCGCGCCGTCGCGCACCACTACGACGTCTCCAACGCCTTCTACGAGCGGGTGCTCGGGGCGTCCATGACGTACACCTGCGCGGTGTTCCACAGCCCGGAGGACACCCTCGAGCAGGCCCAGACGGCCAAGTACGACCTGGTCGCCGGCAAGCTGGCGCTGCGGCCGGGAATGCGCCTGCTCGACGTGGGCTGCGGCTGGGGCGGCATGGTGCGGCACGCGGCCCGCGAGTACGGCGTCCAGGCGCTCGGGGTGACGCTCTCCCGGGCGCAGGCGGAGTGGGCGCGGGCGGCGATCGAGCGGGAGGGGCTGACCGGGCTGGCCGAGGTGCGGCACCTGGACTACCGGGACGCCCCGGCCGGCCCCTTCGACGCGGTCTCCTCGATCGGGCTCACCGAACACATCGGGGTGCGCAACTACCCGGCGTACTTCGGCGCGCTGCGGCACCGGCTGCGCCCCGGCGGCCGGCTGCTCAACCACTGCATCACCCGGCCGGACAACCGGGCCCCGCACCGCTCCGGCGTGTTCATCGACCGGTACGTCTTCCCGGACGGTGAGCTGGCCGGTCCGGGCCGGCTGATCAGCGAGATCCACGACGCCGGGCTGGAGGTGCACCACGAGGAGAACCTGCGGCGGCACTATGCGCTGACCCTGGCCGCCTGGTGTCGCAACCTGGTCGCGCACTGGAACGACTGTGTCGCGGAGGTCGGCGAGGGCACCGGCCGGGTGTGGGGCCTCTACATGGCCGGCTCACGGCTGGCGTTCGAGCGCAACGACATCCAGTTGCACCAGGTACTGGCGACCCGCAACGGCCCGGTCGGAGCGGACCACTATCCGCTGCGTCCCGACTGGACGCCCTGA
- a CDS encoding FAD-binding oxidoreductase, translating into MGDPHGAAGGRHGRAVEALRRSYAAVPAGEPVRLAKRTSNLFRPRAATAVPGLDVSGLTGVLGVDPVARTADVQGMCTYEDLVAVTLPHGLMPMVVPQLRTITLGGAVTGLGIESTSFRNGLPHESVVQMDVLTGAGDLLTTDPDGPHADLFAAFPNSLGSLGYATRLRIELQPVHRYVALRNVRFTDLDALVDAIGEVTATRAWWGRPVDAMDGVVFAPDEAYLVLGTFTDDPGGAGGTGPARGAGLARNAGLARNAGPAGGGRGPTSDYTGREIYYRSLPRRTADLLTTHDYLWRWDTDWFWCSRAFGAQHPVVRRLWPARWRRSDVYHRLVRWEHRYGVAARVDRWRGRPARERVVQDVEIPLDGTAAFLRWFAREVGMSPVWLCPLRLREPAGPGSARVWPLYPLGPGETYVNVGFWGSVPIAGGAADGDVNRAVERAVARTGGHKSLYSDAYYDRAEFDRLYGGATYRAVKDRYDPEHRLTGLYEKAVARQ; encoded by the coding sequence GTGGGTGATCCCCATGGGGCGGCGGGGGGCCGCCACGGCCGGGCGGTCGAGGCGCTCCGCCGGTCGTACGCGGCGGTGCCGGCCGGCGAGCCGGTCCGGCTGGCAAAGCGGACCTCCAACCTGTTCCGCCCCCGGGCGGCCACCGCCGTGCCAGGGCTGGACGTCAGTGGCCTGACCGGGGTGCTCGGGGTGGACCCGGTGGCCCGTACCGCCGACGTGCAGGGCATGTGCACGTACGAGGACCTGGTCGCGGTCACCCTGCCGCACGGGCTGATGCCGATGGTGGTGCCGCAGTTGCGCACCATCACGCTCGGCGGGGCGGTGACCGGCCTCGGCATCGAGTCGACCTCGTTCCGCAACGGTCTGCCGCACGAGTCGGTCGTCCAGATGGACGTCCTCACCGGCGCGGGCGACCTGCTCACCACCGACCCGGACGGCCCGCACGCCGACCTCTTCGCGGCCTTCCCGAACTCGCTGGGCAGCCTCGGGTACGCCACCCGGCTCCGGATCGAGTTGCAACCGGTCCACCGGTACGTGGCGCTGCGCAACGTCCGCTTCACCGACCTGGACGCGCTGGTCGACGCGATCGGCGAGGTGACCGCGACCCGGGCGTGGTGGGGGCGGCCGGTCGACGCGATGGACGGGGTGGTGTTCGCCCCGGACGAGGCGTACCTGGTGCTCGGCACCTTCACCGACGACCCCGGCGGCGCCGGCGGCACCGGACCGGCCAGGGGTGCCGGACTGGCCAGGAATGCTGGACTGGCCAGGAATGCTGGGCCAGCCGGGGGTGGACGCGGGCCGACCAGTGACTACACCGGCCGGGAGATCTACTACCGGTCGCTGCCCCGCCGGACCGCCGACCTGCTGACCACCCACGACTACCTCTGGCGCTGGGACACCGACTGGTTCTGGTGCTCCCGGGCCTTCGGCGCGCAGCACCCGGTGGTCCGCCGACTCTGGCCGGCCCGCTGGCGGCGCAGCGACGTCTACCACCGGCTGGTCCGGTGGGAGCACCGGTACGGCGTGGCCGCCCGGGTGGACCGTTGGCGGGGTCGGCCGGCCCGGGAACGGGTGGTGCAGGACGTCGAGATCCCGCTCGACGGCACTGCCGCCTTCCTGCGCTGGTTCGCCCGCGAGGTGGGCATGTCGCCGGTCTGGCTCTGCCCCCTGCGGCTGCGCGAACCGGCCGGCCCCGGCTCGGCCCGGGTCTGGCCGCTCTACCCGCTGGGCCCCGGCGAGACCTACGTCAACGTCGGCTTCTGGGGCAGCGTGCCGATCGCCGGGGGTGCCGCCGACGGCGACGTCAACCGGGCCGTGGAGCGGGCGGTGGCCCGGACCGGCGGGCACAAGTCCCTCTACTCCGACGCCTACTACGACCGGGCCGAGTTCGACCGGCTCTACGGCGGGGCCACGTACCGCGCCGTCAAGGACCGCTACGACCCCGAGCACCGGCTGACCGGACTGTACGAGAAAGCGGTGGCACGACAGTGA
- a CDS encoding DUF427 domain-containing protein — translation MPKAVWNDLVIAESDDTVLVEGNHYFPRSALRDDVLRESSTRTSCPWKGTASYYSLEHDGRTSADAVWYYPDPKPKAEMVRDRVAFWKDVRVVD, via the coding sequence ATGCCGAAAGCCGTCTGGAACGACCTGGTGATCGCCGAGAGCGACGACACGGTGCTGGTCGAGGGCAACCACTACTTCCCCCGGTCCGCGCTCCGCGACGACGTGCTGCGCGAGTCGTCCACCCGCACGTCCTGCCCGTGGAAGGGCACCGCCTCCTACTACAGCCTGGAACACGACGGCCGGACCAGCGCGGATGCGGTCTGGTACTACCCGGACCCGAAACCGAAGGCGGAGATGGTGCGCGACCGGGTCGCGTTCTGGAAGGACGTCAGGGTCGTCGACTGA
- a CDS encoding vWA domain-containing protein encodes MAGNRFRYGQWRGGPDPLAPPYDVRAAVDQVGAEVLAGGSLRAALRDLLRRGPQGRRGLDDLAARARRLRREALRRGDLDGAVTRARALLDQALAAERDELRGRDGDDARFAEAMLDNLPRSTARAVEELAGYDWASTEARQTYQRILDGLRGEVLEQRFAGLRDAARAAGDPRVQQQLAEMMRDLNDLLARHARAEDTTDAFAEFMRRHGEFFPEQPRDVDELVDVLARRAAAGERLARSLSDRQREELAGLMRQSLGDRLTGELAALDANLRALRPDLAWSRGERIRGDQPLGYGEATAALGEIGELDDLLDQLGQEHPGATLDDVDVDAVARTLGRDAADDVRRLRELERELRRQGWVSRTPDGLTFSPKALRRLAGTALRRVFADLTAGPRGQHDLRSAGAAGEVSGASRPWQYGDEQPLDVVRTLTRAVHRAGPTVPVRLAVEDFEVVETERRASAAVALCVDLSFSMVSEGRWGPMKQTALALSHLVATRFPQDALQIVGFGKAALPLSQQELAAVEPDMVQGTNLQHALRLAGRHLRRHPGAEPVVLVVTDGEPTAHLDPDDGEPIFHWPPLPETVEATIREVDRLTRYGATLNIFMLGEDPGLRRFMDAVARRSKGRLFTPDTEDLGEYVVSDYLRARRGRR; translated from the coding sequence ATGGCCGGCAACCGGTTCCGGTACGGGCAGTGGCGGGGCGGACCGGACCCGCTGGCGCCCCCGTACGACGTGCGGGCGGCGGTCGACCAGGTCGGCGCGGAGGTGCTGGCCGGCGGGAGCCTGCGCGCGGCGCTGCGCGACCTGCTGCGCCGGGGGCCGCAGGGGCGGCGTGGCCTGGACGACCTGGCTGCCCGGGCTCGCCGGCTGCGCCGCGAGGCGCTGCGCCGGGGTGACCTGGACGGGGCGGTGACCCGGGCCCGCGCCCTGCTCGACCAGGCGCTCGCCGCCGAGCGCGACGAACTGCGCGGACGGGACGGCGACGACGCCCGGTTCGCCGAGGCGATGCTGGACAACCTGCCCCGCTCCACCGCCCGCGCGGTCGAGGAACTGGCCGGGTACGACTGGGCCAGCACCGAGGCCCGGCAGACGTACCAGCGGATCCTCGACGGGCTGCGTGGCGAGGTGCTGGAGCAGCGCTTCGCCGGCCTGCGGGACGCGGCGCGGGCCGCCGGTGACCCTCGGGTCCAGCAGCAGCTCGCCGAGATGATGCGGGACCTCAACGACCTGCTGGCCCGGCATGCCCGCGCCGAGGACACCACCGACGCGTTCGCCGAGTTCATGCGTCGGCACGGCGAGTTCTTTCCGGAGCAGCCGCGTGACGTCGACGAGCTGGTGGACGTGCTGGCCCGCCGGGCGGCGGCGGGGGAGCGGCTGGCGCGTTCGCTCTCCGACCGGCAGCGCGAGGAGCTGGCCGGGTTGATGCGCCAGTCCCTTGGCGACCGGCTCACCGGTGAGCTGGCTGCGCTCGACGCCAACCTGCGGGCACTACGGCCGGACCTGGCCTGGTCCCGGGGGGAGCGGATCCGGGGCGACCAGCCGCTGGGGTACGGCGAGGCGACCGCCGCGCTCGGCGAGATCGGTGAGCTGGACGACCTGCTCGACCAGCTCGGCCAGGAACACCCGGGGGCGACCCTGGACGACGTGGACGTCGACGCGGTCGCCCGTACCCTCGGGCGCGACGCCGCCGACGACGTACGCCGGCTGCGGGAGCTGGAGCGGGAGCTGCGCCGACAGGGCTGGGTGAGCCGGACCCCGGACGGCCTGACGTTCAGCCCGAAGGCTCTGCGCCGGCTCGCCGGCACCGCGCTGCGCCGGGTCTTCGCCGACCTGACCGCCGGGCCGCGCGGCCAGCACGACCTGCGTTCCGCCGGGGCGGCCGGCGAGGTGAGCGGGGCGTCGCGCCCCTGGCAGTACGGCGACGAGCAGCCGCTGGACGTGGTGCGTACCCTCACCCGTGCCGTGCACCGGGCCGGCCCGACGGTGCCGGTACGGCTCGCCGTCGAGGACTTCGAGGTGGTGGAGACCGAGCGGCGCGCGTCAGCGGCGGTGGCGCTCTGCGTCGACCTGTCCTTCTCGATGGTCTCGGAGGGACGGTGGGGGCCGATGAAGCAGACCGCGCTGGCCCTGTCGCACCTGGTCGCCACCCGGTTCCCGCAGGACGCCCTACAGATCGTCGGCTTCGGCAAGGCGGCGCTGCCGCTCAGTCAGCAGGAACTGGCGGCGGTCGAGCCGGACATGGTGCAGGGCACCAACCTCCAGCACGCGCTCCGGCTGGCCGGACGGCACCTGCGCCGGCACCCGGGGGCGGAACCGGTGGTGCTGGTGGTCACCGACGGCGAACCCACCGCCCACCTGGACCCGGACGACGGGGAGCCGATCTTCCACTGGCCGCCGCTGCCCGAGACGGTCGAGGCCACCATCCGGGAGGTGGACCGGCTGACCCGGTACGGAGCGACGCTGAACATCTTCATGCTCGGCGAGGATCCGGGGCTGCGCCGGTTCATGGACGCGGTGGCCCGCCGCTCGAAGGGACGGCTGTTCACCCCGGACACCGAGGACCTCGGTGAGTACGTGGTCTCCGACTACCTGCGCGCCCGCCGGGGCCGTCGCTGA
- a CDS encoding sigma 54-interacting transcriptional regulator, producing the protein MTAPSQVPPVPPTDLPGTLGELRAAGHQHRTVKQELRDNLLARMRAGGERFPGIVGYDDTVLPEVERALLAGHDLVLLGERGQGKTRLIRSLAGLLDEWTPVIPGSVLNEHPMHPLTPASRAAVAEAGDDLPIGWLHRSMRYGEKLATPDTSVGDLIGDIDPIRIAEGRSLGDPETIHFGLVPRTNRGIFAVNELPDLAERIQVALLNVLEERDIQVRGYQLRLPLDLLLVASANPEDYTNRGRIITPLKDRFGAEIRTHYPLDLDLELALIRQEAQLVAEVPEHVLEVLARFARGVRDSPSVDQRSGVSARFAIAAAETVAAAALRRSGLLAATAPAAPAAPAPALGSSPASSEVPAGVPSSSKSGNRGPLLPARPPTQPAHLSTQPVARVGDAVSVVSTLRGKVEFESGEDGREAEILGHLLRTATADTFRARLAGIDLSGFTALVADDAVIETGELVAAAELLGQVGTVPGLAKVLDRLGLGDAPTPDEAAAGIEFVLEGLHLTRRLGKDVTDDGRTRYGGRG; encoded by the coding sequence GTGACTGCGCCTTCCCAGGTACCTCCGGTCCCGCCGACCGACCTGCCCGGCACGCTCGGCGAGCTGCGTGCGGCCGGACACCAGCACCGTACGGTCAAGCAGGAACTCCGCGACAACCTTCTCGCCCGGATGCGGGCGGGCGGCGAGCGCTTCCCCGGCATCGTCGGCTACGACGACACGGTACTGCCCGAGGTCGAGCGGGCGCTGCTCGCCGGACACGACCTGGTGCTGCTCGGCGAGCGGGGCCAGGGCAAGACCCGGCTGATCCGGAGCCTCGCAGGGCTGCTCGACGAGTGGACGCCGGTGATCCCCGGTTCGGTGCTCAACGAGCACCCGATGCACCCGCTCACCCCGGCCTCCCGGGCGGCCGTCGCCGAGGCCGGCGACGACCTGCCGATCGGCTGGCTGCACCGGTCGATGCGGTACGGCGAGAAGCTCGCCACCCCGGACACCAGCGTGGGCGACCTGATCGGCGACATCGACCCGATCCGGATCGCCGAGGGCCGGTCGCTGGGCGACCCGGAGACGATCCACTTCGGGCTGGTGCCCCGGACGAACCGGGGCATCTTCGCCGTCAACGAGCTGCCCGACCTGGCCGAGCGGATCCAGGTGGCGCTGCTGAACGTGCTGGAGGAGCGGGACATCCAGGTCCGGGGCTACCAGCTCCGGCTGCCGCTGGACCTGCTCCTGGTCGCCAGCGCCAACCCGGAGGACTACACCAACCGGGGTCGGATCATCACTCCGCTGAAGGACCGCTTCGGCGCGGAGATCCGTACCCATTACCCGCTTGACCTGGACCTGGAGCTGGCGCTGATCCGGCAGGAGGCGCAGCTCGTCGCCGAGGTGCCGGAGCACGTGTTGGAGGTGCTGGCCCGCTTCGCCCGCGGGGTGCGCGACTCGCCCTCGGTCGACCAGCGCTCCGGGGTCTCCGCCCGGTTCGCCATCGCCGCCGCTGAGACGGTGGCCGCCGCTGCCCTGCGCCGGTCCGGCCTGCTCGCCGCGACCGCACCCGCAGCACCCGCCGCACCCGCACCCGCACTCGGCTCGTCACCCGCCTCGTCCGAGGTGCCTGCAGGGGTCCCCTCCTCCTCAAAAAGCGGTAACAGGGGACCCCTCCTACCAGCCCGGCCCCCAACCCAGCCGGCCCACCTGTCAACTCAGCCGGTGGCGCGGGTCGGGGACGCGGTGTCGGTGGTGAGCACCCTGCGCGGCAAGGTGGAGTTCGAGAGCGGTGAGGACGGCCGGGAGGCGGAGATCCTCGGCCACCTGCTGCGGACCGCCACCGCCGACACGTTCCGCGCCCGGCTGGCCGGGATCGACCTGTCCGGCTTCACCGCGCTGGTCGCCGACGACGCGGTGATCGAGACCGGTGAGCTGGTCGCCGCCGCCGAACTGCTGGGCCAGGTGGGCACGGTTCCCGGGCTGGCCAAGGTGCTGGACCGGCTCGGCCTGGGCGACGCGCCCACCCCGGACGAGGCCGCCGCCGGGATCGAGTTCGTCCTGGAGGGGCTGCACCTGACCCGTCGGCTCGGCAAGGACGTCACCGACGACGGCCGGACCCGCTACGGCGGCCGGGGCTGA
- a CDS encoding GNAT family N-acetyltransferase — MNDPVVTRYATLADLEHVIDLHTRARLAYYQAGGLTADAVQGPAVREAQRTGWAEAIESPHKRVLCATVGDDIVGVAAMGPPLAPTPDTSRAGQLYQIHVVPGRWGNGIGSVLHAAFVDYLTEADLPLGIIEVWERNTRALGFYARHGWRPDGGSRPGPESSRHLFLRLDPAASLR, encoded by the coding sequence ATGAACGATCCGGTCGTTACCCGGTACGCCACGCTCGCCGACCTGGAGCACGTCATCGACCTGCACACCCGGGCCCGGCTCGCGTACTACCAGGCGGGCGGGCTCACGGCCGACGCCGTCCAGGGGCCGGCGGTACGGGAGGCGCAGCGGACCGGCTGGGCCGAGGCGATCGAGTCACCCCACAAGCGGGTGCTCTGTGCCACGGTCGGGGACGACATCGTCGGCGTGGCCGCGATGGGACCGCCGCTGGCACCTACCCCGGACACCAGCCGGGCCGGTCAGCTCTACCAGATCCACGTCGTCCCCGGCAGGTGGGGAAACGGCATCGGCAGCGTCCTGCACGCCGCCTTCGTCGACTACCTGACGGAGGCCGACCTGCCGCTCGGCATCATCGAGGTGTGGGAGCGCAACACCCGCGCCCTGGGCTTCTACGCCCGACACGGCTGGCGACCGGACGGAGGATCCCGCCCCGGCCCGGAATCCTCCCGGCACCTCTTCCTTCGCCTCGACCCGGCAGCGAGCCTCCGGTAG
- a CDS encoding aldo/keto reductase, which yields MRYVPLNTPKPISKIGLGTWQFGSREWGYGPEYEQRAAQIVRRALELGVTLFDTAEIYGFGRSERILGAALGDDRSKAVVATKVFPAFPIAPVVQQRAVASAARLGVHHLDLYQVHQPNPVVGDHTIMRGMRALQDVGLVGEVGVSNYSLRRWQFAEVALGRRVLSNQVRYSLVDRGPESDLLPYAERTGRIVIAYSPLAQGFLSGRYDATNPPTGAIRKANPYFLPENLQRGAALIDTLREVADAHDATPSQTALAYLLRHPNVVAIPGASGVEQMERNAAAAEIDLTDDEYDALLTAARRFQPVTGLAAVPRLLRARTR from the coding sequence ATGCGCTATGTCCCGCTGAACACCCCCAAGCCCATTTCCAAGATCGGCCTCGGCACCTGGCAGTTCGGCTCGCGGGAGTGGGGCTACGGTCCCGAGTACGAGCAGCGGGCCGCGCAGATCGTCCGGCGGGCGCTGGAACTCGGGGTCACCCTCTTCGACACCGCCGAGATCTACGGGTTCGGCCGCAGCGAGCGGATCCTCGGCGCGGCGCTCGGCGACGACCGGTCGAAGGCCGTGGTGGCCACCAAGGTGTTCCCGGCGTTCCCGATCGCGCCGGTGGTGCAGCAGCGGGCGGTCGCCTCGGCGGCCCGGCTCGGCGTCCACCACCTCGACCTCTACCAGGTCCACCAGCCGAATCCGGTGGTCGGCGACCACACCATCATGCGGGGCATGCGCGCGTTGCAGGACGTCGGTCTGGTCGGCGAGGTGGGCGTGAGCAACTACAGCCTCCGCCGGTGGCAGTTCGCCGAGGTCGCGTTGGGTCGGCGGGTGCTGAGCAACCAGGTCCGCTACAGCCTGGTCGACCGGGGACCGGAGAGCGACCTGCTGCCGTACGCCGAACGGACCGGCCGGATCGTGATCGCTTACAGCCCGCTCGCCCAGGGCTTCCTCTCCGGGCGGTATGACGCGACCAACCCGCCGACCGGGGCGATCCGCAAGGCGAACCCGTACTTCCTGCCCGAGAACCTGCAACGCGGGGCCGCGCTCATCGACACGCTGCGCGAGGTGGCCGACGCGCACGACGCCACGCCCAGCCAGACCGCCCTCGCCTACCTGCTGCGGCACCCGAACGTGGTGGCCATCCCCGGCGCGTCCGGCGTCGAGCAGATGGAACGCAACGCCGCCGCCGCCGAGATCGACCTGACCGACGACGAGTACGACGCCCTCCTCACGGCCGCCCGCCGCTTCCAGCCGGTCACCGGCCTGGCCGCGGTGCCCCGCCTCCTCCGCGCCCGCACCCGCTGA